In a single window of the Hippocampus zosterae strain Florida chromosome 6, ASM2543408v3, whole genome shotgun sequence genome:
- the mrps27 gene encoding 28S ribosomal protein S27, mitochondrial produces MAASVLRCYLNAAVKVKRVSPSVSARRWLLSAAYTDSTLWEAREKDPQNLALLASNMDGLYERNLPVSSLTVSQFVDNISCREEVDQAEYYLYKFRHSPNCWYLREWTIHSWIRQCLKYGARDKALHTLRNKVQYGIFPDNFTSNLLIDSYLKDKDFKSASSVVEELMLQEAFDLPSTQILSLYTLASYLATRPQLTVSQERALGASLLICGLKQDNSVGLTARFLGNILLGKVEMQNGIHAVFKGMPLFWERGYLSRALAVLEGVAASPADVKLSKDSLAFLEDVLQGLSFTSTDSPNSSDSSGEESAGEEESKEEVDEDDQAEREKLYEYDSKFKVMVNQLEAQGKVDSSDFQNLATDLTKRLLPSLERPDLEQYETLLGNWEVERKQLIQREQETRKKAQEEKQARLAAKAALQQQA; encoded by the exons ATGGCGGCCTCCGTGTTGAGATGCTACCTGAACGCCGCTGTCAAAGTTAAACGTGTATCTCCGTCTGTATCAG CCAGACGATGGTTACTTTCAGCAGCTTACACAGACAGCACATTGTGGGAGGCGAGAGAAAAAGACCCTCAGAATTTGG CTTTGCTGGCCAGCAACATGGACGGGTTATATGAGAGGAACCTTCCTGTTAGCTCCCTGACtgtgtcacag tttgTCGACAACATATCATGCCGAGAGGAGGTGGATCAAGCCGAGTACTACCTTTACAA GTTCCGTCACAGTCCAAATTGTTGGTACCTTCGAGAGTGGACTATTCACAGTTGGATCAGGCAGTGTCTAAAATACGGTGCCAGAGACAAGGCCCTGCACACGCTTCGAAACAAG GTCCAGTATGGAATCTTCCCAGACAACTTCACTTCCAACCTGCTCATTGATTCTTACCTAAAGGACAAGGACTTCAAGA GTGCGTCCTCTGTGGTGGAGGAGTTGATGCTCCAGGAAGCCTTTGACCTTCCATCCACTCAGATCCTGTCTCTGTACACCCTTGCCAGTTACCTAGCAACCAGACCTCAGCTCACT GTGTCGCAGGAGCGAGCGCTGGGAGCGTCACTGCTTATCTGCGGCCTCAAGCAAGACAACAGCGTAGGCCTCACCGCTCGCTTTTTGGGAAACATTTTGCTAG GTAAGGTGGAAATGCAGAATGGCATTCATGCTGTGTTCAAAGGCATGCCCCTCTTCTGGGAGCGAGGATATCTGAGTCGAGCACTGGCTGTTTTGGAGGGTGTGGCCGCCTCGCCCGCTGACGTCAAACTGTCCAAAGATTCG ttgGCTTTTCTAGAGGACGTGCTGCAAGGgctctccttcacctcaaccGACTCGCCCAACTCATCTGATTCGTCTGGAGAGGAGTCGGcaggagaagaagaaagtaAGGAAGAAGTTGATGAAGACGACCAGGCGGAGAGAGAAAAGCTTTACGAGTATGACAGCAAATTCAAG GTGATGGTCAACCAGCTGGAGGCTCAGGGTAAAGTGGACTCGTCCGACTTCCAGAATTTGGCAACCGATCTGACCAAACGGCTGCTGCCCTCATTGGAGAGGCCAGACCTGGAGCAGTACGAGACTCTTTTGGGGAACTGGGAGGTCGAGAGGAAGCAGCTGATCCAAAGGGAGCAGGAGACCAGGAAGAAGGCCCAAGAGGAGAAGCAGGCGCGACTCGCCGCCAAAGCGGCGCTCCAGCAACAGGCTTAA